In Streptomyces sp. HUAS ZL42, the DNA window CGTGAGCTGGAGCGCCGGGTCGTGCTGTCGGTCCTCGACCGCAAGTGGCGCGAGCACCTCTACGAGATGGACTACCTCCAGGAGGGCATCGGCCTGCGCGCGATGGCGCAGAAGGACCCCCTGGTCGAGTACCAGCGCGAGGGCTTCGACATGTTCTCCGCGATGATGGACGGCATCAAGGAGGAGTCCGTCGGCTACCTGTTCAACCTGGAGGTCCAGGTCGAGCAGCAGGTCGAGGAGGTCCCGGTCGAGGACGCCAAGCCGGTCGCGGAGGGCGTTCAGGACGCGGTGCCGGCGCAGGCGGGCGCGCGTCCGGAGATCCGCGCCAAGGGGCTCGACGCGCCGCAGCGGCGCAACCTGCACTTCTCCGCGCCGACCGTGGACGGCGAGGGCGGCACCATCGAGGGCGACTTCGCCAGCGACGACGAGCCCGTGCGCTCCGAGGCCGACGGCCTCACGCGCGCGGAGCGGCGCAAGCAGGCCAAGGGCGGGCGACGCCGCAAGAAGTAGTCATCGACGGCGCGTGTGACGCGCCGTGGGACGCGGTGGAGCGTGTGCACCGCAGCGGTTCGAAGGGCCGGGCGACCCGTGGGCGCCCGGCCCTTTCACGTGCCCCGTGTCGGCCGGTGCCGGCTCAGTCGTCCTGCGTCAGCGGCCTGCGGGGGCCGCCCAGTTCCACCGCGGTGCAGCGCCAGCGACGGTCCCGGCCCAGTTCCAGGCGGAAGGCCATGGCGCGCAGCCGGTCGCCGGCACCGATGCGGGCGAAGGCCTCGATGGCGCCGGGACGGGGCTCGTAGTAGCCGATGTCGCGGACGACGGGCTGGGCGCCGCGGGTGGTGCGCAGGGGGCTCCGTTCGGCGAGCCAGGCCAGCTCGTCGTAGGCGCGGCCCGCGGTGTGGCCGAGCATGAAGTGCACGGGGCGCAGGCCACTGAGGACCGCGAGGAGGCGGTCGGCGAAGAGATCGGTGGGGCGGGGCTGTGGGACGACGGGCCGGTGGGGGGCCCGGACAGGCCCCGTCGAGGGTCGTGTGTCCGTGGGGCTGGTGCCGGCGCGGGGGCCGGTGCCGCCCCGGGAGCCGGGTGGGCGGCCGTCGTCCGCCGTCGCGCGGGTCCTGCCTCCGCCGGGGGCGCGGGGCGGGGTGCCGCCGGGGCGGCGGCGGTCGCGGCGGCCCGGCGGGCGGGTGGCCGGGAGGTGCCGTGCTCTGGTCATGACCTTGTTCATGAGGGAGACCCCGTTCGGCGGCCCGGGGATACCGGGCGGTAACTTGCGGTTCGGGGATCTTGTACGGGGTGATGGCGAGTGGGGGCAAGGAGCGCGGGGCGCCCGGCAGGGCGTCCGGAAGTTCACCTATCAGGGTGATCGAAGGGGCGGTGAAGCCCATGGTGGTGGGGGTGTACCGGGTGAGTTCCGGGGCCGCGTGTGGACGTGTCCGGGGGTCTGGGCAGGGACCCGAAAGGGGACCCGCGCACGTATCCTGAAGGCCCTCCGGGAGAGGTGCGGAACCGCTCTCCCCGGGACCAAGCGGAACCTTCGACAGGAAAGCGGCCGGCCATGCGCGTCTACGTTCCCCTGACCCTCCCCGGTCTCGCCGAGGCGTACAAGACGGGCGAGCTGGGAGCCGGACCGCTCGTCGCGTACGCCGTCACGCCCGCGTTGCGCGAGTGGTACCTGTCCGACGACATCGAGGAGCTGGAGTACGCGGCGCTGAGCAGGGCCGCGCTGGCCTCGCTCCGGCTGCTCGCGGCGGAGCCGGAGGCGCCGCGGCGGCGGGTCGTGGTCGCGGCCGACGTACCCGACGGTGCCGCGGTGGCCGACCCCGATCGCGGGCTCGACCCGGCCGCGCTCGGCGAGGTGCGGATCGCCGAGGCCGTACGACTGGCCAAGGCGGCCTCGGTGCACGTCGACGCGCAGGACGCGGAGGCGGATGTGGCCGCGGCCGCGGATGCGCTGCCGGGCGCGGACGGCGGGGACGACGACGCGCAGTTCGTCGTGGACGGGGCCGAGGACCACGAGCTGCTCTGGTACGCCACGCAGGAGATCCCGAACCTGGTGGGGCTGGGGGACTGAGCCGCCGTCGGTCGGCCGGACCTCGGGGAGCTGCGACTTCCTTGATTGTCAGTGGCAGCGGGTACGTTTGCGGGCATGGGGAAGCACGGAGCCACGCACATTGTGTGGGACTGGAACGGGACGCTGTTCCACGACAATGACGCGATCATCGGGGCGACGAACGCGGCGTTCGCCGAGCTGGGACTGGAACCGATCACGCTCGAGCGGTACCGGGCGCTGTACTGCGTACCGGTGCCGAAGTTCTACGAGCGGCTGATGGGGCGGCTGCCGACCGAGGCCGAGTGGGAGGTCATGGACGTGACCTTCCACCGGTACTACGCCGAGCACCGGGTGACGTGCCGGCTCACCGAGGGTGCGGCGGATCTGCTCGGCGGGTGGCGGTCCGCGGGGCGCAGCCAGTCACTGCTGAGCATGTACGTGCACGACGAACTCGTCCCGCTGGTGCGGGGGTTCGGGATCGAGGAGCACTTCGTACGCGTCGACGGGCGGACCGGGCCGTCGGGGGGCAGCAAGGCCGAACACATGGTGCGGCACCTCGCGGAACTCGCGGGGGTCGAGCCGGAGCGCACGGTGGTGATCGGGGACGCGGCGGACGACGCCGTGGCCGCGAGGCATGTGGGGGCGCAGGCGGTGCTGTACACCGGCGGGTCGCACGGCCGCGCCAGCCTCGAGGAGGTGGGGGTTCCGGTGGTGGACACGCTGGAGGAGGCGGTTGCGGTGGCGGAGCGGCTGGCGGCGTGACGCCGTGAGACGGGGCGCGGCTCCCGCCGGGCGCCGCGCCCGCTGGCGTACGGGGGGTCAGGTCACGGGCGCCTTCGCGCGCAGGATCGTCAGGAACTCGCGCATCCAGGCCGAGTGGTCCGGCCACGCGCGGGAGGAGACCAGGGTGCCGTCGACCACTGCCTCGGCGTCCTGGAAGGTGGCGCCGGCGGACTGCATGTCCATTTCCAGCGCCGGGTAGGCCGTGACGCGGCGGCCGCGGAGGCTGTCGATCGCGGCGGTGAGCAGCGGGCCGTGGCAGATCTGGGCGACCGGCTTGTCCGCGTCGAAGAACGACTTGAGGATCTTGCGGAGCTCGGGGTCGTTGCGAAGGTACTCGGGCGCGCGGCCGCCGGGGATGACGACGGCTGCGTAGTCGCCGGGGTCCACCTCGGAGAAGGCGAGGTCGGCGGGCCAGGTGTAACCGGGCTTTTCGGTGTAGGTGTCGAAGCCGGGTTCGAAGTCGTGGACGACGAACTGGAGCTTCTTGCGGGTGGGGGCCGCGATGTGGACGTCGTAGCCCTCTTCGCGCAGGCGCTGATAGGGGTACAGGACCTCCAGGGATTCTGCTGCGTCGCCGGTGAGGATGAGGATTTTCGCTGTCATGTCGGTGCGCTCCCCTCAAGACCGTGGCTTCATGGGCAACGTGC includes these proteins:
- a CDS encoding HAD family hydrolase, whose translation is MGKHGATHIVWDWNGTLFHDNDAIIGATNAAFAELGLEPITLERYRALYCVPVPKFYERLMGRLPTEAEWEVMDVTFHRYYAEHRVTCRLTEGAADLLGGWRSAGRSQSLLSMYVHDELVPLVRGFGIEEHFVRVDGRTGPSGGSKAEHMVRHLAELAGVEPERTVVIGDAADDAVAARHVGAQAVLYTGGSHGRASLEEVGVPVVDTLEEAVAVAERLAA
- a CDS encoding Rv3235 family protein, yielding MNKVMTRARHLPATRPPGRRDRRRPGGTPPRAPGGGRTRATADDGRPPGSRGGTGPRAGTSPTDTRPSTGPVRAPHRPVVPQPRPTDLFADRLLAVLSGLRPVHFMLGHTAGRAYDELAWLAERSPLRTTRGAQPVVRDIGYYEPRPGAIEAFARIGAGDRLRAMAFRLELGRDRRWRCTAVELGGPRRPLTQDD
- a CDS encoding DJ-1/PfpI family protein, whose translation is MTAKILILTGDAAESLEVLYPYQRLREEGYDVHIAAPTRKKLQFVVHDFEPGFDTYTEKPGYTWPADLAFSEVDPGDYAAVVIPGGRAPEYLRNDPELRKILKSFFDADKPVAQICHGPLLTAAIDSLRGRRVTAYPALEMDMQSAGATFQDAEAVVDGTLVSSRAWPDHSAWMREFLTILRAKAPVT